In Arachis hypogaea cultivar Tifrunner chromosome 2, arahy.Tifrunner.gnm2.J5K5, whole genome shotgun sequence, a genomic segment contains:
- the LOC114924813 gene encoding uncharacterized protein, whose protein sequence is MLGFHCVGIEEAVGHRGGIWFLSSIANSSCVVIDQIDQCITVKVSVGHNRPWMAIGDFNEIVAPDESTGAYFSSHRASLLATTLDDCELFDLKVTGRRYTWYRAVQASRDLAKRLDRALVNEAWMSMFPEGYSEILSRLHSDHCPILVRCHGSPRVKGSRPFRFQAAWATHPSYKHVISKAWNQEFGGVTERLKMVQQASLDFNSKIFGNIFVRKNKLEYQIDQIQRRLEVTDVLSLRIKEAELREDYNRLLLQEELFWYQKSR, encoded by the exons TTTGGTTTCTATCTTCTATTGCTAATTCTTCTTGTGTGGTTATTGATCAAATTGACCAATGTATCACAGTGAAAGTGAGTGTGG GCCATAATAGACCATGGATGgccattggtgattttaatgagattgtgGCACCAGATGAGAGTACAggtgcttatttttcttctcacagAGCTAGTCTATTAGCTACTACTCTAGATGACTGTGAGCTCTTTGATCTTAAAGTGACTGGTAGGAGATATACTTGGTATAGAGCAGTTCAGGCTAGCAGGGACTTGGCTAAAAGGTTGGATAGAGCTCTAGTTAATGAGGCGTGGATGTCAATGTTTCCTGAGGGTTATTCTGAAATTCTTAGCAGGCTTCattctgatcattgtcctatttTAGTTCGTTGTCATGGTAGCCCCAGAGTGAAAGGTTCTCGTCCTTTTAGGTTCCAAGCTGCGTGGGCAACACATCCTTCTTATAAACATGTTATTAGTAAGGCTTGGAATCAAGAGTTTGGAGGCGTTACTGAAAGGCTTAAGATGGTTCAACAGGCTTCTTTGGACTTCAACtcaaagatttttggaaatatttttgtgCGAAAAAATAAGCTGGAATATCAGATTGATCAGATTCAACGGCGTTTGGAGGTTACCGATGTGTTATCTCTGAGAATTAAAGAAGCTGAACTGAGGGAAGATTATAATAGGCTTTTATTGCAAGAGGAACTTTTTTGGTACCAGAAATCTAGATAG